A genomic region of Campylobacter corcagiensis contains the following coding sequences:
- a CDS encoding twin-arginine translocation signal domain-containing protein, which yields MNDKRRSFLKKALVGSAAGVATTILASDLEKQQTKNGVIQGKAHKKEIIYHTSDTWKQYYKQSY from the coding sequence ATGAACGACAAGCGAAGAAGTTTTCTTAAAAAAGCCCTAGTAGGTTCAGCAGCAGGTGTTGCAACAACCATACTTGCTAGTGATCTTGAAAAACAACAAACTAAAAATGGTGTGATTCAAGGCAAGGCACACAAGAAAGAGATCATATATCATACAAGTGATACATGGAAACAGTATTATAAACAGTCATATTAA
- a CDS encoding molecular chaperone TorD family protein: MLDKNITIARSMYYEFFALPLFFNEKEIKFNRWKEQLSYLKTSPIEPSNLKDFEILEGFSFEDFKFEQNEYLFSYSFGNVPLTASFYNEGRDDGAMRVAVLNTMRKSKFRRDQEICKDSEDYIGFVFYLMSALLRDEIGQNNFLSTELFVNVINDFADEFCEFLSAGEKAVFFKALSNLMRSFFGFERAALGVDAPIKDKSLAKESIANAPLANEAGRRFNANDFDFFE; the protein is encoded by the coding sequence ATGCTAGATAAAAATATTACAATAGCTAGAAGTATGTACTATGAATTCTTTGCTTTACCGCTTTTTTTTAACGAAAAGGAGATTAAATTTAACAGATGGAAAGAGCAGCTTAGTTATCTTAAAACTTCACCGATTGAACCGTCAAATTTAAAAGATTTTGAAATTCTAGAAGGCTTTAGTTTTGAGGATTTTAAATTTGAACAAAATGAGTATTTGTTTAGTTACTCTTTTGGAAATGTTCCACTAACGGCATCTTTTTACAATGAAGGAAGAGACGATGGAGCGATGAGAGTGGCTGTTTTAAACACTATGAGAAAGAGCAAATTTAGAAGAGATCAAGAAATTTGTAAAGATAGTGAAGACTATATTGGCTTTGTGTTTTATCTGATGAGTGCATTACTAAGAGATGAGATCGGACAAAATAACTTTTTAAGCACAGAGCTTTTTGTAAATGTTATAAATGATTTTGCAGATGAGTTTTGTGAATTTTTAAGTGCTGGAGAAAAAGCAGTGTTTTTTAAAGCTTTGTCAAATTTAATGAGAAGCTTTTTTGGTTTTGAAAGAGCTGCTCTTGGAGTAGATGCCCCTATAAAAGATAAAAGTTTAGCAAAAGAAAGCATTGCTAATGCTCCTTTGGCAAACGAAGCAGGTAGAAGATTTAACGCAAACGATTTTGATTTTTTTGAGTGA
- a CDS encoding 4Fe-4S dicluster domain-containing protein: MREFVFLDDFDSKIITPDEIEFITKPNDEQYLVSNSNRVRSEIFAPEINFYAKMSQDDTLTKSKNLSLLYEVRARVFDTARDIDYQKEIGNNVLIISDSDESDTIEFIKQYNFKVVALSHAEVKFLYGEMGDLFVTILRENDEFEVEADFVLVREAKEYMLRQSGVVEISRMTDDEILDYLQKRSPLYKYKSAITYDSTICQYHGRRSEHCAKCVEICPTVAILKDDEKKELVFNHIDCHECGGCVAVCPSGAMDYAKFPRDAFYDVAKMYKDKKIVITPRIMDIDRCDAILPKGFLPFAIEGEKFLSETHYLTLLQESGASLIYYSDVLSPGTMEAIELVNGIIKAKFDKVGIYVATDEIELRQALKNSDFIDGLYYTAQENTLAKREIFAKRVKHIVGDDDLGVVKSGEWVRYGQVYINQDSCTLCLSCVGACNVGALVADEITNSIKFNPSICTTCGYCEMSCAEKDTIKLERSGYELRPSYFEFKELARDSLFACIECGKEFATSKSVMKIAQMLAPLWSNDPIKAKTLYCCGDCKAKIMIKEQIKDDLALRKSIEDEVKNAR; the protein is encoded by the coding sequence ATGAGGGAGTTTGTTTTTTTGGATGATTTTGATAGCAAGATCATCACTCCTGACGAGATAGAGTTTATAACAAAACCAAATGATGAGCAATATCTTGTTAGTAACTCAAATAGAGTAAGGTCTGAAATTTTTGCACCTGAGATAAATTTTTATGCCAAAATGAGCCAAGATGATACGCTTACAAAATCTAAAAATTTAAGCTTGTTATACGAAGTAAGAGCTAGGGTTTTTGATACCGCAAGAGATATTGATTATCAAAAAGAGATAGGCAATAATGTTTTGATAATAAGCGATAGTGATGAGAGTGATACTATAGAATTTATTAAACAGTATAACTTTAAAGTTGTAGCCTTAAGCCATGCTGAGGTTAAATTTCTATATGGTGAAATGGGCGATCTTTTTGTAACAATACTTCGCGAGAATGATGAATTTGAAGTTGAAGCTGATTTTGTTTTGGTAAGAGAGGCTAAGGAGTATATGCTAAGGCAAAGTGGCGTGGTTGAAATTTCAAGAATGACTGATGATGAAATTTTGGATTACCTTCAAAAAAGATCTCCACTTTATAAGTACAAAAGTGCCATAACTTACGATAGTACCATTTGTCAGTATCACGGTAGACGAAGTGAACATTGTGCAAAGTGTGTTGAAATTTGCCCAACTGTTGCCATACTTAAAGATGATGAGAAAAAAGAGCTAGTTTTTAACCATATCGATTGTCATGAGTGTGGTGGGTGCGTTGCTGTTTGTCCAAGTGGGGCGATGGATTATGCAAAATTTCCACGAGATGCTTTTTATGATGTTGCTAAGATGTATAAGGATAAAAAAATTGTAATAACTCCAAGAATTATGGATATTGATAGATGTGATGCTATACTTCCAAAGGGTTTTTTGCCGTTTGCTATTGAAGGTGAGAAATTTTTAAGTGAAACTCACTATTTAACGCTCTTGCAAGAAAGTGGTGCAAGTTTAATATACTATAGTGATGTCTTAAGTCCTGGAACAATGGAAGCTATAGAGCTAGTAAATGGCATTATAAAAGCTAAATTTGATAAAGTTGGAATTTATGTAGCAACTGATGAGATAGAACTAAGACAGGCTTTAAAAAACTCAGACTTTATAGATGGGCTTTACTATACTGCACAAGAAAATACTCTAGCTAAAAGAGAGATTTTTGCAAAAAGAGTAAAACATATAGTTGGTGATGATGATTTAGGCGTAGTAAAAAGTGGCGAGTGGGTAAGATATGGTCAAGTTTATATCAACCAAGATAGCTGTACGCTTTGTTTAAGCTGTGTTGGAGCCTGTAATGTTGGAGCTTTAGTAGCTGATGAAATAACAAATTCTATCAAATTTAACCCATCAATTTGTACAACCTGTGGATATTGTGAAATGAGTTGTGCTGAAAAAGATACCATTAAGTTAGAACGAAGCGGGTATGAATTAAGACCTAGTTATTTTGAGTTTAAAGAACTAGCAAGGGATTCGCTTTTTGCCTGTATTGAGTGTGGTAAAGAATTTGCTACAAGTAAATCAGTTATGAAAATAGCTCAGATGTTGGCTCCTTTGTGGAGCAATGATCCTATTAAGGCTAAGACTTTATACTGTTGTGGAGATTGTAAGGCTAAGATAATGATTAAAGAACAAATCAAAGATGATTTGGCTTTAAGAAAAAGTATAGAAGATGAGGTTAAAAATGCTAGATAA
- a CDS encoding sensor histidine kinase: protein MIKCLKTRHDGGLLFLGAIFSATIVILVLFGFYVINLKSTMDYIYNKNISQNMKLDSFKELYLKDIDYPILKTDEEQLSSIKQNIDKLQKEWNNYLQTNKEYENQSFINRLKLSLLLPKKEPEFITYEKNLERSIAQIIVTIDKKLDNLEDEKQLQGYLKYLQIQISTLSNHNLENIKNLIKIVNSRYDTNFKLMVVVTIGMLIVSTILLFLTIRSVRILNIKLEESVREKTEELRVLNQNLEQTLQKEIELSRVKDKTILSQARMASMSEMLENVAHQWRQPLSLISMIIQSFETKALKNKLNNEFIKKQVEEGLFLTNSMSKTLSDFQNFFSPNKAKETFSLNSAILSALKITKISLNKKGISVEFNQDSNYAIYSYKNELIQVIINIINNAKDAINENSKHKFIIIKAYEENNMTVIEITDSGGGIDDDIVDKIFDPYFTTKHKSIGTGIGLYMSKNIIEKHIKGELNIKNVILNKFNRNFVCARFIIKIPMRDLISKFE, encoded by the coding sequence ATGATCAAATGTTTAAAAACAAGACACGATGGCGGTCTTCTTTTTTTAGGAGCGATTTTTTCTGCTACCATAGTTATACTTGTACTTTTTGGTTTTTATGTTATAAATTTAAAAAGTACGATGGATTATATCTACAATAAAAATATAAGTCAAAACATGAAGCTAGATAGCTTTAAAGAGCTGTACTTAAAAGATATAGACTACCCTATATTAAAAACTGATGAGGAACAGCTAAGTTCAATAAAACAAAACATAGACAAACTTCAAAAAGAGTGGAATAACTACCTTCAAACAAACAAAGAGTATGAAAATCAATCCTTCATAAATAGACTTAAACTCTCGCTTTTACTACCCAAAAAAGAGCCAGAATTTATCACTTATGAAAAAAATTTAGAACGCTCAATTGCTCAAATAATAGTCACAATAGATAAAAAGCTAGATAATTTAGAAGATGAAAAACAGCTTCAAGGATACCTTAAATACCTACAAATTCAGATATCTACTCTATCAAATCACAACCTTGAAAATATAAAAAATCTTATAAAAATTGTAAATTCACGCTATGACACAAATTTTAAACTTATGGTTGTAGTTACAATAGGTATGCTTATAGTTTCAACAATTCTACTTTTTCTAACTATAAGAAGTGTTAGAATTTTAAACATAAAACTAGAAGAGAGCGTAAGAGAAAAAACTGAAGAATTAAGAGTTTTAAACCAAAATTTAGAACAAACTCTACAAAAAGAGATAGAACTCTCAAGAGTTAAGGATAAAACTATACTTTCTCAAGCCAGAATGGCAAGCATGAGTGAGATGCTAGAAAATGTAGCTCATCAGTGGAGACAGCCACTTAGCTTAATATCTATGATAATACAAAGCTTTGAAACAAAAGCTTTAAAAAATAAACTTAACAATGAATTTATAAAAAAACAGGTAGAAGAAGGTCTATTTTTAACAAATTCTATGTCAAAAACACTAAGTGATTTTCAAAATTTCTTTAGTCCAAACAAAGCAAAAGAGACTTTTAGTCTAAATAGTGCAATCCTTAGCGCTCTTAAAATCACAAAAATATCTCTAAACAAAAAAGGAATTTCAGTTGAATTTAATCAAGATAGTAACTATGCTATTTACTCATATAAAAACGAACTTATACAAGTCATAATCAACATCATAAACAATGCAAAAGATGCGATAAATGAAAACAGTAAACATAAATTTATCATTATAAAAGCATATGAAGAAAACAATATGACTGTTATTGAGATAACTGATAGTGGCGGCGGAATTGACGATGATATAGTAGATAAAATTTTTGATCCATATTTTACAACCAAACACAAAAGCATAGGAACTGGCATAGGACTTTACATGAGCAAAAATATAATTGAGAAACATATTAAAGGTGAATTAAATATAAAAAATGTTATACTTAACAAATTTAATAGGAATTTTGTATGTGCAAGATTTATCATTAAAATACCAATGCGAGATCTAATATCAAAATTCGAGTAA
- a CDS encoding response regulator, protein MKEYNLDVLTKFNILYLEDEINLLRQTTAVLEDFVNSVFACSTTEQAYKIMKNKKVDVIVSDILLDQTTGIEFLKTLRADGFNTPVIFVTAHDKSEFLLEAIRLKASDYLIKPMNIKDLLKSLYKVLLNSIKNEEIEKNEAIIKMIAVVTDTKAVELIKFFMSKLDNDMTFNHTYNDIMDNIDISKPTIIKIFKQLIDSGIITKIQNSKYRLNPNALINLEL, encoded by the coding sequence ATGAAAGAGTATAACTTAGATGTTTTGACCAAATTTAACATTTTATATTTAGAAGATGAGATCAATCTTTTAAGGCAAACCACAGCTGTTTTAGAGGATTTTGTAAACTCTGTTTTTGCATGTAGCACCACAGAGCAAGCTTATAAAATTATGAAAAACAAAAAAGTAGATGTTATAGTTAGCGATATTTTACTTGATCAAACTACAGGAATTGAGTTTTTAAAGACATTAAGAGCTGATGGATTTAACACACCTGTAATATTTGTGACAGCTCATGACAAATCTGAGTTTTTACTTGAAGCTATCAGACTAAAGGCAAGCGACTATCTTATAAAACCTATGAATATAAAAGATCTTTTAAAATCACTATATAAAGTTCTTTTAAATAGCATTAAAAACGAAGAGATAGAAAAAAATGAAGCTATTATCAAGATGATAGCGGTTGTTACTGATACAAAAGCTGTAGAACTTATCAAATTTTTTATGAGCAAACTTGATAATGATATGACTTTTAACCATACTTATAATGACATAATGGATAATATCGACATAAGCAAACCTACGATTATTAAAATCTTTAAGCAACTTATAGACTCAGGAATCATTACAAAAATTCAAAACTCAAAATACAGACTAAACCCCAATGCTTTGATAAATTTGGAGCTTTGA
- the selA gene encoding L-seryl-tRNA(Sec) selenium transferase — MRLPKVDKVANKDEFKGLFYPLILRLTKVVIEEQRAKMLENLDSFDENSIEDIVVNEILKRYKNYQNLELKPLINATGVVLHTNLGRAPIHPEILRRASTTIQSYSNLEYDLQSGKRGQRYEYTSLLAKELFGRDAIVVNNNASAVFLILNTFAKNKEVVLSRGELVEIGGSFRIPEVMSSSGAILKEVGTTNKTNLNDYENAINEQTSMLMKVHKSNFSIQGFSQSVNLDGIVNLAKEKQILDYYDLGSAYINPLPYALGKDEPPLSKVLKTGISLVSFSGDKLFGSVQCGIIVGKKSLLDKLRKNQLFRMLRVDKVTLSILNETIKAYINKEFDLITATSQIYKDTDALLGLANALQEKVKFDTKVIQTKTVVGGGTLPNKEYPSIALAFKGDSEWFELKFRQNGVIGRIENGSFLLDFRSVLDKDLDSLKEICERIYNE; from the coding sequence ATGAGACTTCCAAAGGTAGATAAAGTTGCTAATAAAGATGAGTTTAAAGGGCTTTTTTATCCACTTATTCTTAGGCTTACAAAAGTTGTCATAGAAGAACAAAGAGCTAAAATGCTTGAAAATTTAGACTCTTTTGATGAAAACAGCATAGAAGATATAGTTGTAAATGAAATTTTAAAACGCTATAAAAACTATCAAAATTTAGAACTAAAACCACTCATAAACGCAACTGGAGTAGTACTTCACACAAATTTAGGAAGAGCTCCAATCCACCCTGAAATTTTACGCCGAGCAAGCACTACTATACAAAGCTACTCAAATTTAGAGTATGATTTACAAAGTGGCAAGCGTGGACAAAGATATGAGTATACCTCTCTTTTAGCTAAAGAGCTTTTTGGGCGTGATGCTATAGTTGTAAATAATAACGCAAGTGCTGTGTTTTTGATCCTTAATACATTTGCGAAAAACAAAGAAGTTGTGCTTAGTCGTGGAGAGCTTGTAGAGATAGGTGGAAGCTTTAGAATACCTGAAGTTATGAGTAGTTCAGGGGCTATTTTAAAAGAAGTTGGCACTACAAACAAGACAAATTTAAACGACTATGAAAACGCTATAAATGAGCAAACTTCAATGCTTATGAAGGTTCATAAGTCAAATTTTAGCATTCAAGGTTTTAGCCAAAGTGTAAATTTAGATGGTATTGTAAATTTAGCTAAAGAAAAGCAAATTTTGGATTATTACGATCTTGGAAGTGCTTATATAAATCCTCTTCCTTACGCTCTAGGAAAAGATGAACCACCACTTAGCAAAGTCCTAAAAACAGGCATTAGCTTAGTTAGCTTTAGCGGCGATAAGCTATTTGGAAGTGTTCAGTGTGGCATCATCGTAGGAAAAAAATCTCTACTTGATAAACTTCGCAAAAACCAACTCTTTAGAATGCTTAGAGTTGATAAAGTAACCTTAAGCATTCTAAATGAGACAATAAAAGCATATATAAATAAAGAATTTGATCTAATAACTGCTACAAGTCAAATTTACAAAGACACAGACGCTCTTTTAGGCTTAGCAAACGCCCTTCAAGAAAAAGTCAAATTTGATACAAAAGTCATCCAAACAAAAACTGTCGTTGGCGGTGGAACCCTGCCAAATAAAGAGTATCCTAGTATAGCTTTAGCTTTTAAAGGCGATAGTGAGTGGTTTGAGCTTAAATTTAGGCAAAATGGAGTTATAGGAAGAATAGAAAATGGTAGCTTTTTGCTTGATTTTAGAAGCGTTTTAGATAAAGACTTGGATAGTCTAAAAGAAATTTGTGAAAGAATTTATAATGAGTAA
- the selB gene encoding selenocysteine-specific translation elongation factor, producing MSKTSSIIIGTSGHIDHGKTALIKALNGVDGDRMESEKERGITIDLSFSNLKKGDQNIAFIDVPGHENLVKTMISGAYAFDACLLVVASDDSLMPQTKEHIEILSLLNVKSIILCITKCDLTTKDRQDAVEAEVNDEISKYKNLSILETFRVSIKDELSINELRNYLFTITPKPRDISPLTRYYIDRVFSVKGAGTVVTGSLIEGVIRKNEKLHLLDVDKQTTVKSIEVHDDQREFVESPNRVALNLSNLSVNSIKKGFILSKKGFFRGFKEADCLFHGEISHKEEIVFCVGSKQSAAKALILSSKDNSSFITFKFNETMFLKFNEPFVVLSNSRVIGGGRILNPVLEPLKKNNKTKLLLALMNENFKDAFEILTASHKHGFGLISSFQRFNLSHEDALNIAEKINGVFVDKKGLCIYQNEAINDLKDIVKFIISKNPLAIFSANSISLRVNWASEDFSQFVLDELYNKGVVDKNGSLFVKKGVSFDEIERSLNSKILDILSNAGLTPDAPYNIYDSLDIDRQSGDNAFKALTNSKKIVRLAHNLFVTTENLNLAMRKIREIIKKDGFANVKNVKDELNFSRKFAIAYLEYLDKFDDIAKNGDNRVFA from the coding sequence ATGAGTAAAACTAGTAGCATCATCATAGGAACTTCAGGTCATATAGATCACGGAAAAACCGCACTTATAAAGGCACTAAATGGTGTTGATGGCGATAGGATGGAGAGTGAAAAAGAGCGTGGCATTACGATAGATTTAAGCTTTTCAAATTTAAAAAAAGGTGATCAAAATATCGCTTTTATAGACGTGCCAGGACATGAGAATTTAGTCAAAACCATGATAAGTGGAGCTTATGCTTTTGATGCTTGTTTGCTTGTTGTAGCAAGCGATGACTCACTTATGCCACAAACTAAAGAGCATATAGAAATTTTATCACTTTTAAATGTAAAAAGCATTATTTTATGTATAACAAAGTGTGATTTAACAACAAAAGATAGGCAAGATGCGGTCGAAGCTGAAGTAAATGATGAAATTTCAAAGTACAAAAATTTAAGCATCTTAGAGACTTTTAGAGTTAGCATTAAAGATGAACTTAGCATTAATGAACTTAGAAACTATCTTTTTACCATAACTCCAAAGCCAAGAGATATTAGCCCACTAACTAGATACTACATAGATAGAGTTTTTAGTGTAAAAGGTGCTGGAACGGTAGTTACTGGAAGTCTTATTGAAGGCGTTATTAGAAAAAATGAAAAGCTTCATCTTCTTGATGTCGATAAGCAAACAACTGTAAAAAGCATAGAAGTTCATGACGATCAAAGAGAATTTGTAGAGTCTCCAAATCGTGTAGCACTAAATTTATCAAATTTATCAGTTAACAGTATCAAAAAAGGTTTTATTTTAAGCAAAAAAGGTTTTTTTAGAGGGTTTAAAGAAGCAGATTGCTTGTTTCATGGTGAAATTTCACATAAAGAAGAGATTGTTTTTTGCGTAGGAAGTAAGCAAAGTGCGGCTAAAGCCTTGATACTAAGTTCTAAAGATAACTCAAGTTTTATAACATTTAAATTTAACGAAACTATGTTTTTAAAATTTAACGAACCTTTTGTAGTTTTATCAAATTCTCGCGTAATAGGCGGCGGCAGGATTTTAAATCCCGTTTTAGAACCCCTTAAGAAAAATAACAAAACAAAGCTTCTTTTAGCCTTGATGAATGAAAATTTCAAAGACGCTTTTGAAATTTTAACCGCTTCTCACAAGCATGGCTTTGGGCTTATATCATCTTTTCAAAGATTTAACTTAAGTCATGAAGATGCCTTAAATATCGCTGAAAAGATAAATGGTGTTTTTGTCGATAAAAAAGGGCTTTGTATATACCAAAATGAAGCGATAAATGATCTAAAAGATATAGTTAAATTTATAATATCTAAAAACCCTCTAGCTATATTTTCAGCAAATAGCATTAGTCTTAGAGTAAACTGGGCTAGCGAGGACTTTTCGCAATTTGTTTTAGATGAGCTTTATAACAAAGGAGTCGTTGATAAAAACGGGTCACTTTTTGTAAAAAAAGGCGTTAGTTTTGATGAGATAGAGCGTAGTTTAAACAGTAAGATTTTAGATATATTATCAAATGCTGGACTAACTCCTGATGCACCTTATAATATCTACGATAGCCTTGATATAGATAGGCAAAGTGGCGATAATGCCTTTAAAGCTTTAACTAATTCTAAAAAAATAGTCCGCCTAGCTCACAATCTTTTTGTTACAACTGAAAACCTAAATTTAGCAATGAGAAAAATTAGAGAAATCATCAAAAAAGATGGCTTTGCAAATGTTAAAAATGTCAAAGATGAACTAAATTTTAGCCGTAAATTTGCCATAGCTTATCTTGAGTATCTAGATAAATTTGATGACATAGCTAAAAACGGTGATAATCGTGTATTTGCTTAA
- a CDS encoding thioredoxin domain-containing protein translates to MKKIFLASIVAASSLFALTNDEIKGLYSNLPHGLTIEIEDRSEVKEFPGVDMVVIKVTDGKMSQTDVVFTKDDFMIQDLFNAKTGVSYKDDYLRAQTNKNIAQVYKKEDSKNIIKLGDDDKKPTTLIFSDPRCPHCQNTVANLDSILKDSNVELISLSFIGGPDSVARNAKMYEEAGKEKDLKKRVEIVQKYYKTETKVDPASEADSKAMIDITNKYSNAGINSVPYIIEKSKLKLD, encoded by the coding sequence ATGAAAAAAATATTTCTAGCTTCAATTGTAGCGGCAAGTTCGCTTTTTGCATTGACAAACGATGAGATTAAAGGCTTATATTCAAATCTTCCACACGGTCTAACAATCGAGATAGAAGATAGATCTGAAGTTAAAGAATTTCCTGGCGTTGATATGGTTGTGATAAAAGTAACTGATGGAAAGATGAGCCAAACAGATGTTGTTTTTACAAAAGATGACTTTATGATTCAAGATCTTTTTAACGCAAAAACAGGCGTAAGCTATAAGGATGATTATCTAAGAGCGCAAACAAACAAAAATATAGCTCAAGTTTATAAAAAAGAAGATTCTAAAAATATCATCAAACTAGGCGATGATGATAAAAAACCAACAACGCTAATCTTTAGCGATCCAAGATGTCCACACTGTCAAAACACAGTAGCAAATCTTGATAGTATTTTGAAAGATTCAAATGTTGAGCTTATATCACTAAGCTTTATCGGTGGTCCTGACTCAGTAGCAAGAAATGCTAAAATGTACGAAGAAGCAGGCAAAGAAAAAGATCTTAAAAAAAGAGTTGAAATAGTTCAAAAATACTACAAAACAGAGACAAAAGTCGATCCTGCCAGTGAAGCCGATTCAAAAGCCATGATTGATATCACAAACAAATACTCAAACGCTGGTATTAATAGCGTACCTTATATCATCGAAAAATCAAAACTAAAACTTGACTAA
- the gdhA gene encoding NADP-specific glutamate dehydrogenase produces MSSQSYINEVLEHIKRVSPRQPIFFQAAREVLTNLTPLLDKEPKYQKHSVLERIVMPEKTTIFRTVYIDDNSKAQVHFGYRVQFNSSLGPYKGGLRFHPTVNLDVLKFLGFEQIFKNSLTGLNLGGGKGGANFDPKGKSDGEIMRFCQAFMNDLYKLIEDVKDVPAGDIGVGAREIGYMYGQYKKLTGRFDGAMTGKGLSWGGSLARTEATGYGSVYFATEALKKKGKSLDGKRCVISGAGNVAIYTAQKLYEFGATPVTVSDSRGYVYDEEGVDIALLKEIKEVRRASLSEYAKEKKSAKFVSVNDYKSGRNEVYDVPCQAAFPSATQNELNLDDVKTLYANGCRLVCEGANMPSTHEAMEFMLSHDDFIYCPGKAANAGGVATSGLEMEQNASMTSWSFDRVDGELKNIMKNIFDIAYQTSVEYGKPGNLVLGANIAGFKKVADAMIDQGYI; encoded by the coding sequence ATGAGTTCGCAAAGTTACATCAACGAAGTATTAGAGCATATAAAAAGAGTTTCGCCAAGACAGCCGATATTTTTTCAAGCAGCAAGGGAAGTTTTGACAAATTTAACTCCGCTTTTAGACAAAGAGCCAAAGTACCAAAAACACAGCGTCTTAGAGCGAATCGTAATGCCTGAAAAAACTACCATTTTTAGAACTGTTTATATTGATGATAACAGCAAGGCTCAGGTTCATTTTGGCTATAGAGTTCAGTTTAACTCAAGTCTTGGACCTTATAAAGGCGGACTTAGATTTCACCCAACAGTAAATTTAGATGTGCTTAAATTTTTAGGTTTTGAGCAAATTTTCAAAAACTCACTAACTGGACTAAATTTAGGTGGTGGCAAAGGTGGTGCGAATTTTGATCCTAAAGGCAAAAGTGATGGTGAGATTATGCGTTTTTGTCAGGCTTTTATGAATGATTTGTATAAGCTTATAGAAGATGTTAAGGACGTTCCAGCAGGCGATATCGGCGTTGGAGCTAGAGAGATAGGCTATATGTATGGTCAGTATAAAAAACTAACAGGGCGTTTTGATGGAGCTATGACTGGAAAAGGACTTAGTTGGGGTGGAAGTTTGGCAAGAACTGAAGCTACTGGATATGGTTCGGTTTACTTTGCTACTGAAGCACTTAAAAAGAAAGGCAAAAGCTTAGACGGCAAAAGATGCGTGATAAGTGGAGCTGGAAATGTGGCTATTTATACTGCCCAAAAACTTTATGAATTTGGTGCTACACCAGTTACAGTAAGTGACTCAAGAGGGTATGTTTATGATGAAGAAGGAGTTGACATTGCACTTCTAAAAGAGATAAAAGAGGTAAGAAGAGCTAGTCTTAGTGAGTATGCTAAAGAGAAAAAAAGTGCTAAATTTGTAAGTGTAAATGACTACAAAAGTGGCAGAAATGAAGTATATGATGTCCCTTGCCAAGCAGCTTTTCCAAGTGCGACTCAAAATGAGCTAAATTTAGATGATGTAAAAACACTATACGCTAATGGCTGTAGGCTTGTTTGCGAAGGTGCAAATATGCCATCAACTCATGAAGCTATGGAGTTTATGCTATCTCATGATGACTTTATCTACTGTCCAGGTAAAGCAGCAAATGCAGGAGGCGTTGCAACAAGTGGTTTGGAGATGGAGCAAAATGCAAGTATGACAAGCTGGAGTTTTGATAGAGTTGATGGTGAGCTTAAAAATATTATGAAAAATATCTTTGATATAGCATATCAAACATCTGTTGAATATGGAAAACCTGGAAATTTAGTCCTTGGGGCAAATATAGCAGGCTTTAAAAAAGTAGCTGATGCTATGATAGATCAAGGCTATATATAG
- a CDS encoding MqnA/MqnD/SBP family protein has protein sequence MIFGKIDYLNLLPFHVFLKKYPLPSAVKKSIDYKKDVPSVLCKKLAKRSVDAAVISSIESRRKKYTKLNMGIVAKKEVISVLVRKNSPKKLDPASMASNMLSKVLGLNGEVIIGDNALRAYLKEGGEESFYDMGRIWHEKTNLPFVFAVFCLTDSKSSYERLTKSFLKKKIKIPQYILERYAKSRGIKKSEILWYLNYISYQIQAKEKKALKLYLKKSRALNFNPN, from the coding sequence GTGATATTTGGTAAGATTGATTATCTAAATTTACTCCCTTTTCATGTTTTTTTAAAAAAATACCCACTTCCAAGTGCTGTTAAAAAAAGTATTGATTATAAAAAAGATGTTCCAAGTGTACTTTGTAAAAAACTCGCAAAAAGAAGCGTGGACGCTGCTGTAATATCTAGCATTGAAAGTAGGCGTAAGAAATACACTAAATTAAATATGGGCATTGTTGCCAAAAAAGAGGTCATCAGCGTTTTAGTTCGCAAAAATAGCCCTAAAAAACTAGACCCCGCTTCTATGGCGTCAAATATGCTAAGTAAGGTTTTGGGTTTAAATGGTGAGGTTATCATAGGAGATAACGCTCTTAGGGCATATCTTAAAGAAGGCGGCGAAGAGAGCTTTTATGATATGGGTAGAATTTGGCATGAAAAGACAAATTTGCCATTTGTTTTTGCGGTTTTTTGCTTAACTGACTCTAAGAGTTCATATGAGCGTTTAACTAAGAGTTTTTTAAAGAAAAAGATAAAAATCCCACAATATATTTTGGAGCGTTACGCAAAAAGTAGGGGCATAAAAAAGAGTGAAATTTTATGGTATTTAAACTACATAAGTTATCAAATTCAAGCAAAAGAGAAAAAAGCACTCAAGCTTTATCTTAAAAAATCACGAGCATTAAATTTCAACCCAAACTAA